A region from the Bacteroidota bacterium genome encodes:
- a CDS encoding sigma-54-dependent Fis family transcriptional regulator: MAGVAEMINILLVEDEDFDVRRVKNTLNYYADRLKIRSVVSNGKAAIDWLKDNSDGVDIVIMDYQISGGLRGEELISEIKRIDPFIQIIVITKMTINITDYNFANSLIKSGAYWYCTKYPGNIEDYIYQPTDFILSIFNAHERKKLEQHKTHSDKKLSQNVKNQLEAKKIIGESRAIMQVREAIDKYARSDANVIITGPSGTGKELVAWNIHLKSNRRDENFVPINCGSIPDDLIESELFGYEKGAFTGAQSSKQGLFEIANNGTIFLDEVAELPLSAQVKLLRVLQEGEIEKIGRTKKQSVNVRIIAATNKDLAAEVNNNRFREDLYYRLNVIPIEIPPLKSRGDDIILLFEHFVRQFCTDMNVLIPEIDDMAREILRNYKWPGNVRELRNVAQRLVLNTSGYISAADVSDPMILRNNLVSKEENNFDNLIGTQVLPFRDMERIFRKKYFSYVRSISSSDSRAAEKLGLAPSNFYRMCKELGLK, encoded by the coding sequence ATGGCTGGAGTGGCCGAAATGATCAATATTTTATTGGTGGAAGATGAGGATTTCGATGTCCGCAGGGTGAAGAATACCCTTAACTACTACGCCGACCGGCTAAAAATCAGATCGGTGGTTTCCAATGGAAAAGCAGCCATTGACTGGTTGAAAGATAATTCGGATGGCGTCGACATTGTGATCATGGATTATCAGATTTCAGGTGGATTGCGCGGTGAAGAATTAATTTCAGAAATTAAAAGAATTGATCCTTTTATCCAGATTATCGTCATTACCAAAATGACCATTAATATCACCGATTATAATTTTGCCAACAGTCTCATTAAGTCGGGTGCCTATTGGTATTGTACCAAGTATCCGGGAAATATTGAAGACTACATTTATCAGCCGACCGATTTTATTCTGAGTATTTTCAATGCCCACGAAAGGAAGAAACTGGAGCAGCATAAAACACACTCAGATAAAAAGCTCAGTCAGAACGTGAAAAACCAGTTGGAAGCAAAAAAAATTATTGGTGAATCACGGGCCATCATGCAGGTCAGAGAGGCCATTGATAAATATGCCCGAAGCGACGCGAATGTGATTATTACCGGTCCCAGCGGAACCGGCAAAGAACTGGTGGCCTGGAATATCCACCTGAAAAGCAATCGTCGTGATGAAAATTTTGTACCCATCAATTGCGGCTCTATTCCTGATGATCTGATTGAATCAGAACTGTTTGGATACGAAAAGGGGGCTTTTACAGGTGCCCAATCAAGCAAACAGGGGTTATTCGAAATTGCAAACAACGGAACCATCTTTCTGGATGAAGTAGCCGAACTTCCGCTTTCAGCACAGGTAAAGCTGCTCAGGGTGCTTCAGGAAGGGGAAATTGAAAAAATCGGCCGTACAAAGAAGCAATCGGTCAATGTCCGCATCATTGCTGCCACGAACAAAGACCTTGCAGCCGAGGTGAACAATAACCGGTTCAGAGAAGATCTGTATTACCGGCTCAATGTGATCCCGATTGAGATTCCTCCGCTGAAATCCAGAGGAGATGATATCATCCTGCTGTTCGAGCACTTCGTCAGACAGTTCTGTACCGATATGAATGTCCTCATTCCAGAAATTGACGACATGGCACGGGAAATATTGAGAAATTACAAATGGCCAGGGAACGTCAGGGAACTCAGGAATGTGGCTCAGCGACTGGTTCTGAATACCAGCGGTTACATATCGGCAGCCGATGTCTCTGACCCGATGATTCTGAGGAATAACCTGGTATCCAAAGAGGAAAACAACTTCGATAACCTGATCGGAACGCAGGTTTTGCCCTTTCGGGATATGGAACGGATTTTCAGGAAAAAGTACTTTTCCTACGTGCGCAGCATCTCCAGTTCCGACTCAAGAGCCGCCGAAAAATTGGGGCTGGCTCCTTCAAACTTCTACCGGATGTGCAAGGAACTGGGGCTTAAATAA